A window from Labrus mixtus chromosome 14, fLabMix1.1, whole genome shotgun sequence encodes these proteins:
- the chm gene encoding rab proteins geranylgeranyltransferase component A 1 isoform X3, with the protein MAAEDLPSEFDVVILGTGLAESVVAAAFSRVGQRVLHVDRRSYYAANWASFTFNGLLTWIQKQHEEESQPEEPQDWSSLVEEGEELIHLSNSDSSSISNVQVFCYTSEEEEEEVEEKCLNTTEEERGGVDEVAVKETSETECAEPKEETTEEADGTADREEEASHTEGEEPEADQPAPSAAQSQSVPTKKKIGYAQLVKEGRRFNIDLVSKLMYSRGSLVDLLIKSNVSRYAEFKNVTRILTYRNGSVEQVPCSRADVFANRQLSVVEKRKLMRFLTSCVEETEEQQAYRGRPYLEFLRDQQLGDNLQHFLLHSIAMVTEDTPTEEGLASTRHFLRCLGRYGNTPFLFPVYGLGEIPQCFCRMCAVFGGIYCLRHSITCLLLDKDSNRCKAVIDSRGQRISCSHFVVEDGYVGADRKKLATPTRLISRAVLITDSSVLLSDSDQQVSMVTVPPIAAGCPAVRMVELCSSTMTCMPGTYLVHLTCQSVGSAYEDLSPVVTKMFRTAESPEQENCPSVLWCLYFNVTDGSGLEVEGYDLPSNVYVCSGPDAALGHDHAIKQAESIFQKILPDEDFCPPAPNPEDIIYDGDNPSSSTGEETEGAGEEEAGEEAEGAGKEAEGAGEETEVAGEEAEGAGEETEVAGEEAEGAGKEEKQQESLQTEE; encoded by the exons ATGGCTGCCGAGGACCTACCTTCTGAATTTGACGTCGTCATTCTGGGCACAG GTCTTGCTGAGTCGGTGGTAGCAGCGGCCTTCTCCAGAGTGGGACAGAGAGTTCTTCATGTGGACAG GAGGAGTTATTATGCAGCTAACTGGGCCAGCTTCACCTTCAACGGCCTGCTCACCTGGATACAAAAGCAACAT gaGGAGGAGTCTCAGCCAGAGGAGCCTCAGGATTGGTCGAGTCTtgtggaggaaggggaggagctgATCCACCTGTCAAACTCAGACTCCTCCTCAATCAGTAACGTGCAGGTGTTCTGTTACACCAG tgaggaggaggaggaggaggtggaggagaaatgtctaaacaccacagaagaagaacgagGAGGAGTAGATGAAGTCGCTGTCAAAGAAACGTCAGAGACAGAATGTGCAG AGCCAAAAGAAGAAACGACGGAGGAAGCAGATGGAAcagcagacagagaagaagag GCTTCACACACAGAAGGGGAGGAGCCAGAGGCCGATCAACCCGCCCCCTCAGCAGCTCAAAGCCAATCAGtaccaacgaagaagaagatcGGCTATGCTCAGCTGGTGAAGGAAGGCCGCAGGTTCAACATCGACCTGGTCTCCAAG ctcatGTATTCTCGCGGCTCATTGGTCGATCTGCTCATCAAATCAAACGTCAGTCGCTATGCAGAGTTTAAGAACGTCACCAGGATACTGACCTACAGGAACGGCAGCGTAGAACAG gtgCCGTGCAGCAGAGCTGATGTTTTTGCGAACCGTCAGCTGTCTGTGGTAGAAAAGAGGAAGTTGATGCGTTTCCTCACTTCCTGTGTGGAAGAAACggaggagcagcagg CATACAGAGGTCGGCCATATTTGGAGTTCCTGCGTGATCAGCAGCTCGGTGACAACCTGCAGCACTTCCTGCTTCACTCAATCGCCATGGTAACAGAAGACACGCCCACAGAAGAGGGACTCGCCTCAACACGTCACTTCCTACGTTGCCTAGGTCGCTACGGCAACACtcccttcctgtttcctgtttacgGCCTTGGAGAGATACCCCAGTGTTTCTGTAG gatgtgtgctgtgtttggaggGATCTACTGTTTGAGACACTCGATCACCTGTCTGCTGCTCGACAAGGACTCCAACAG GTGTAAGGCTGTGATTGACAGCCGAGGACAGCGAATCAGCTGCAGCCATTTTGTGGTGGAAGATGGTTATGTGGGGGCGGACCGCAAGAAGCTGGCCACACCCACCAG gTTGATCTCCAGAGCTGTGTTGATAACTGACAGCTCCGTCCTTCTCAGTGACTCAGACCAACAG GTCTCCATGGTAACGGTTCCTCCAATAGCAGCAGGGTGTCCAGCGGTGAGGATGGTGGAGCTCTGCTCGTCTACGATGACCTGCATGCCAGGAACAT acttgGTCCacctcacctgtcagtcagtcgGCTCCGCCTACGAGGACCTGTCACCGGTGGTTACCAAAATGTTCCGAACTGCAGAGTCTCCTGAGCAAG agaaCTGTCCGTCTGTCCTCTGGTGTCTCTACTTCAATGTGACTGACGGGTCGGGGCTGGAGGTCGAAGGTTACGACCTGCCTTCTAATGTGTACGTGTGCTCTGGACCTGACGCCGCTCTGGGACACGATCACGCCATCAAACAG gCCGAGTCCATCTTCCAGAAGATTCTTCCTGATGAGGATTTCTGTCCTCCTGCACCAAACCCCGAAGACATAATCTACGACGGAGacaacccctcctcctccaccggggaggagacggagggagcaggagaggaggaagcaggagaggaggctgaGGGAGCAGGAAAGGAGGCGGAGGGAGCAGGAGAAGAGACTGAGGTAGCAGGAGAGGAGGCGGAGGGAGCAGGAGAAGAGACTGAGGtagcaggagaggaggctgaGGGAGCAGGAAAGGAG gagaagcagcaaGAGAGCCTTCAGACTGAGGAGTAA
- the chm gene encoding rab proteins geranylgeranyltransferase component A 1 isoform X1 has protein sequence MAAEDLPSEFDVVILGTGLAESVVAAAFSRVGQRVLHVDRRSYYAANWASFTFNGLLTWIQKQHEEESQPEEPQDWSSLVEEGEELIHLSNSDSSSISNVQVFCYTSEEEEEEVEEKCLNTTEEERGGVDEVAVKETSETECAEPKEETTEEADGTADREEEASHTEGEEPEADQPAPSAAQSQSVPTKKKIGYAQLVKEGRRFNIDLVSKLMYSRGSLVDLLIKSNVSRYAEFKNVTRILTYRNGSVEQVPCSRADVFANRQLSVVEKRKLMRFLTSCVEETEEQQAYRGRPYLEFLRDQQLGDNLQHFLLHSIAMVTEDTPTEEGLASTRHFLRCLGRYGNTPFLFPVYGLGEIPQCFCRMCAVFGGIYCLRHSITCLLLDKDSNRCKAVIDSRGQRISCSHFVVEDGYVGADRKKLATPTRLISRAVLITDSSVLLSDSDQQVSMVTVPPIAAGCPAVRMVELCSSTMTCMPGTYLVHLTCQSVGSAYEDLSPVVTKMFRTAESPEQENCPSVLWCLYFNVTDGSGLEVEGYDLPSNVYVCSGPDAALGHDHAIKQAESIFQKILPDEDFCPPAPNPEDIIYDGDNPSSSTGEETEGAGEEEAGEEAEGAGKEAEGAGEETEVAGEEAEGAGEETEVAGEEAEGAGKEVEGAGEETEVAGEEEKQQESLQTEE, from the exons ATGGCTGCCGAGGACCTACCTTCTGAATTTGACGTCGTCATTCTGGGCACAG GTCTTGCTGAGTCGGTGGTAGCAGCGGCCTTCTCCAGAGTGGGACAGAGAGTTCTTCATGTGGACAG GAGGAGTTATTATGCAGCTAACTGGGCCAGCTTCACCTTCAACGGCCTGCTCACCTGGATACAAAAGCAACAT gaGGAGGAGTCTCAGCCAGAGGAGCCTCAGGATTGGTCGAGTCTtgtggaggaaggggaggagctgATCCACCTGTCAAACTCAGACTCCTCCTCAATCAGTAACGTGCAGGTGTTCTGTTACACCAG tgaggaggaggaggaggaggtggaggagaaatgtctaaacaccacagaagaagaacgagGAGGAGTAGATGAAGTCGCTGTCAAAGAAACGTCAGAGACAGAATGTGCAG AGCCAAAAGAAGAAACGACGGAGGAAGCAGATGGAAcagcagacagagaagaagag GCTTCACACACAGAAGGGGAGGAGCCAGAGGCCGATCAACCCGCCCCCTCAGCAGCTCAAAGCCAATCAGtaccaacgaagaagaagatcGGCTATGCTCAGCTGGTGAAGGAAGGCCGCAGGTTCAACATCGACCTGGTCTCCAAG ctcatGTATTCTCGCGGCTCATTGGTCGATCTGCTCATCAAATCAAACGTCAGTCGCTATGCAGAGTTTAAGAACGTCACCAGGATACTGACCTACAGGAACGGCAGCGTAGAACAG gtgCCGTGCAGCAGAGCTGATGTTTTTGCGAACCGTCAGCTGTCTGTGGTAGAAAAGAGGAAGTTGATGCGTTTCCTCACTTCCTGTGTGGAAGAAACggaggagcagcagg CATACAGAGGTCGGCCATATTTGGAGTTCCTGCGTGATCAGCAGCTCGGTGACAACCTGCAGCACTTCCTGCTTCACTCAATCGCCATGGTAACAGAAGACACGCCCACAGAAGAGGGACTCGCCTCAACACGTCACTTCCTACGTTGCCTAGGTCGCTACGGCAACACtcccttcctgtttcctgtttacgGCCTTGGAGAGATACCCCAGTGTTTCTGTAG gatgtgtgctgtgtttggaggGATCTACTGTTTGAGACACTCGATCACCTGTCTGCTGCTCGACAAGGACTCCAACAG GTGTAAGGCTGTGATTGACAGCCGAGGACAGCGAATCAGCTGCAGCCATTTTGTGGTGGAAGATGGTTATGTGGGGGCGGACCGCAAGAAGCTGGCCACACCCACCAG gTTGATCTCCAGAGCTGTGTTGATAACTGACAGCTCCGTCCTTCTCAGTGACTCAGACCAACAG GTCTCCATGGTAACGGTTCCTCCAATAGCAGCAGGGTGTCCAGCGGTGAGGATGGTGGAGCTCTGCTCGTCTACGATGACCTGCATGCCAGGAACAT acttgGTCCacctcacctgtcagtcagtcgGCTCCGCCTACGAGGACCTGTCACCGGTGGTTACCAAAATGTTCCGAACTGCAGAGTCTCCTGAGCAAG agaaCTGTCCGTCTGTCCTCTGGTGTCTCTACTTCAATGTGACTGACGGGTCGGGGCTGGAGGTCGAAGGTTACGACCTGCCTTCTAATGTGTACGTGTGCTCTGGACCTGACGCCGCTCTGGGACACGATCACGCCATCAAACAG gCCGAGTCCATCTTCCAGAAGATTCTTCCTGATGAGGATTTCTGTCCTCCTGCACCAAACCCCGAAGACATAATCTACGACGGAGacaacccctcctcctccaccggggaggagacggagggagcaggagaggaggaagcaggagaggaggctgaGGGAGCAGGAAAGGAGGCGGAGGGAGCAGGAGAAGAGACTGAGGTAGCAGGAGAGGAGGCGGAGGGAGCAGGAGAAGAGACTGAGGtagcaggagaggaggctgaGGGAGCAGGAAAGGAGGTGGAGGGAGCAGGAGAAGAGACTGAGgtagcaggagaggaggagaagcagcaaGAGAGCCTTCAGACTGAGGAGTAA
- the chm gene encoding rab proteins geranylgeranyltransferase component A 1 isoform X2, whose protein sequence is MAAEDLPSEFDVVILGTGLAESVVAAAFSRVGQRVLHVDRRSYYAANWASFTFNGLLTWIQKQHEEESQPEEPQDWSSLVEEGEELIHLSNSDSSSISNVQVFCYTSEEEEEEVEEKCLNTTEEERGGVDEVAVKETSETECAEPKEETTEEADGTADREEEASHTEGEEPEADQPAPSAAQSQSVPTKKKIGYAQLVKEGRRFNIDLVSKLMYSRGSLVDLLIKSNVSRYAEFKNVTRILTYRNGSVEQVPCSRADVFANRQLSVVEKRKLMRFLTSCVEETEEQQAYRGRPYLEFLRDQQLGDNLQHFLLHSIAMVTEDTPTEEGLASTRHFLRCLGRYGNTPFLFPVYGLGEIPQCFCRMCAVFGGIYCLRHSITCLLLDKDSNRCKAVIDSRGQRISCSHFVVEDGYVGADRKKLATPTRLISRAVLITDSSVLLSDSDQQVSMVTVPPIAAGCPAVRMVELCSSTMTCMPGTYLVHLTCQSVGSAYEDLSPVVTKMFRTAESPEQENCPSVLWCLYFNVTDGSGLEVEGYDLPSNVYVCSGPDAALGHDHAIKQAESIFQKILPDEDFCPPAPNPEDIIYDGDNPSSSTGEETEGAGEEAEGAGEETEVAGEEAEGAGEETEVAGEEAEGAGKEVEGAGEETEVAGEEEKQQESLQTEE, encoded by the exons ATGGCTGCCGAGGACCTACCTTCTGAATTTGACGTCGTCATTCTGGGCACAG GTCTTGCTGAGTCGGTGGTAGCAGCGGCCTTCTCCAGAGTGGGACAGAGAGTTCTTCATGTGGACAG GAGGAGTTATTATGCAGCTAACTGGGCCAGCTTCACCTTCAACGGCCTGCTCACCTGGATACAAAAGCAACAT gaGGAGGAGTCTCAGCCAGAGGAGCCTCAGGATTGGTCGAGTCTtgtggaggaaggggaggagctgATCCACCTGTCAAACTCAGACTCCTCCTCAATCAGTAACGTGCAGGTGTTCTGTTACACCAG tgaggaggaggaggaggaggtggaggagaaatgtctaaacaccacagaagaagaacgagGAGGAGTAGATGAAGTCGCTGTCAAAGAAACGTCAGAGACAGAATGTGCAG AGCCAAAAGAAGAAACGACGGAGGAAGCAGATGGAAcagcagacagagaagaagag GCTTCACACACAGAAGGGGAGGAGCCAGAGGCCGATCAACCCGCCCCCTCAGCAGCTCAAAGCCAATCAGtaccaacgaagaagaagatcGGCTATGCTCAGCTGGTGAAGGAAGGCCGCAGGTTCAACATCGACCTGGTCTCCAAG ctcatGTATTCTCGCGGCTCATTGGTCGATCTGCTCATCAAATCAAACGTCAGTCGCTATGCAGAGTTTAAGAACGTCACCAGGATACTGACCTACAGGAACGGCAGCGTAGAACAG gtgCCGTGCAGCAGAGCTGATGTTTTTGCGAACCGTCAGCTGTCTGTGGTAGAAAAGAGGAAGTTGATGCGTTTCCTCACTTCCTGTGTGGAAGAAACggaggagcagcagg CATACAGAGGTCGGCCATATTTGGAGTTCCTGCGTGATCAGCAGCTCGGTGACAACCTGCAGCACTTCCTGCTTCACTCAATCGCCATGGTAACAGAAGACACGCCCACAGAAGAGGGACTCGCCTCAACACGTCACTTCCTACGTTGCCTAGGTCGCTACGGCAACACtcccttcctgtttcctgtttacgGCCTTGGAGAGATACCCCAGTGTTTCTGTAG gatgtgtgctgtgtttggaggGATCTACTGTTTGAGACACTCGATCACCTGTCTGCTGCTCGACAAGGACTCCAACAG GTGTAAGGCTGTGATTGACAGCCGAGGACAGCGAATCAGCTGCAGCCATTTTGTGGTGGAAGATGGTTATGTGGGGGCGGACCGCAAGAAGCTGGCCACACCCACCAG gTTGATCTCCAGAGCTGTGTTGATAACTGACAGCTCCGTCCTTCTCAGTGACTCAGACCAACAG GTCTCCATGGTAACGGTTCCTCCAATAGCAGCAGGGTGTCCAGCGGTGAGGATGGTGGAGCTCTGCTCGTCTACGATGACCTGCATGCCAGGAACAT acttgGTCCacctcacctgtcagtcagtcgGCTCCGCCTACGAGGACCTGTCACCGGTGGTTACCAAAATGTTCCGAACTGCAGAGTCTCCTGAGCAAG agaaCTGTCCGTCTGTCCTCTGGTGTCTCTACTTCAATGTGACTGACGGGTCGGGGCTGGAGGTCGAAGGTTACGACCTGCCTTCTAATGTGTACGTGTGCTCTGGACCTGACGCCGCTCTGGGACACGATCACGCCATCAAACAG gCCGAGTCCATCTTCCAGAAGATTCTTCCTGATGAGGATTTCTGTCCTCCTGCACCAAACCCCGAAGACATAATCTACGACGGAGacaacccctcctcctccaccggggaggagacggagggagcaggag AGGAGGCGGAGGGAGCAGGAGAAGAGACTGAGGTAGCAGGAGAGGAGGCGGAGGGAGCAGGAGAAGAGACTGAGGtagcaggagaggaggctgaGGGAGCAGGAAAGGAGGTGGAGGGAGCAGGAGAAGAGACTGAGgtagcaggagaggaggagaagcagcaaGAGAGCCTTCAGACTGAGGAGTAA
- the chm gene encoding rab proteins geranylgeranyltransferase component A 1 isoform X4, translating into MAAEDLPSEFDVVILGTGLAESVVAAAFSRVGQRVLHVDRRSYYAANWASFTFNGLLTWIQKQHEEESQPEEPQDWSSLVEEGEELIHLSNSDSSSISNVQVFCYTSEEEEEEVEEKCLNTTEEERGGVDEVAVKETSETECAEPKEETTEEADGTADREEEASHTEGEEPEADQPAPSAAQSQSVPTKKKIGYAQLVKEGRRFNIDLVSKLMYSRGSLVDLLIKSNVSRYAEFKNVTRILTYRNGSVEQVPCSRADVFANRQLSVVEKRKLMRFLTSCVEETEEQQAYRGRPYLEFLRDQQLGDNLQHFLLHSIAMVTEDTPTEEGLASTRHFLRCLGRYGNTPFLFPVYGLGEIPQCFCRMCAVFGGIYCLRHSITCLLLDKDSNRCKAVIDSRGQRISCSHFVVEDGYVGADRKKLATPTRLISRAVLITDSSVLLSDSDQQVSMVTVPPIAAGCPAVRMVELCSSTMTCMPGTYLVHLTCQSVGSAYEDLSPVVTKMFRTAESPEQENCPSVLWCLYFNVTDGSGLEVEGYDLPSNVYVCSGPDAALGHDHAIKQAESIFQKILPDEDFCPPAPNPEDIIYDGDNPSSSTGEETEGAGEEAEGAGEETEVAGEEAEGAGKEVEGAGEETEVAGEEEKQQESLQTEE; encoded by the exons ATGGCTGCCGAGGACCTACCTTCTGAATTTGACGTCGTCATTCTGGGCACAG GTCTTGCTGAGTCGGTGGTAGCAGCGGCCTTCTCCAGAGTGGGACAGAGAGTTCTTCATGTGGACAG GAGGAGTTATTATGCAGCTAACTGGGCCAGCTTCACCTTCAACGGCCTGCTCACCTGGATACAAAAGCAACAT gaGGAGGAGTCTCAGCCAGAGGAGCCTCAGGATTGGTCGAGTCTtgtggaggaaggggaggagctgATCCACCTGTCAAACTCAGACTCCTCCTCAATCAGTAACGTGCAGGTGTTCTGTTACACCAG tgaggaggaggaggaggaggtggaggagaaatgtctaaacaccacagaagaagaacgagGAGGAGTAGATGAAGTCGCTGTCAAAGAAACGTCAGAGACAGAATGTGCAG AGCCAAAAGAAGAAACGACGGAGGAAGCAGATGGAAcagcagacagagaagaagag GCTTCACACACAGAAGGGGAGGAGCCAGAGGCCGATCAACCCGCCCCCTCAGCAGCTCAAAGCCAATCAGtaccaacgaagaagaagatcGGCTATGCTCAGCTGGTGAAGGAAGGCCGCAGGTTCAACATCGACCTGGTCTCCAAG ctcatGTATTCTCGCGGCTCATTGGTCGATCTGCTCATCAAATCAAACGTCAGTCGCTATGCAGAGTTTAAGAACGTCACCAGGATACTGACCTACAGGAACGGCAGCGTAGAACAG gtgCCGTGCAGCAGAGCTGATGTTTTTGCGAACCGTCAGCTGTCTGTGGTAGAAAAGAGGAAGTTGATGCGTTTCCTCACTTCCTGTGTGGAAGAAACggaggagcagcagg CATACAGAGGTCGGCCATATTTGGAGTTCCTGCGTGATCAGCAGCTCGGTGACAACCTGCAGCACTTCCTGCTTCACTCAATCGCCATGGTAACAGAAGACACGCCCACAGAAGAGGGACTCGCCTCAACACGTCACTTCCTACGTTGCCTAGGTCGCTACGGCAACACtcccttcctgtttcctgtttacgGCCTTGGAGAGATACCCCAGTGTTTCTGTAG gatgtgtgctgtgtttggaggGATCTACTGTTTGAGACACTCGATCACCTGTCTGCTGCTCGACAAGGACTCCAACAG GTGTAAGGCTGTGATTGACAGCCGAGGACAGCGAATCAGCTGCAGCCATTTTGTGGTGGAAGATGGTTATGTGGGGGCGGACCGCAAGAAGCTGGCCACACCCACCAG gTTGATCTCCAGAGCTGTGTTGATAACTGACAGCTCCGTCCTTCTCAGTGACTCAGACCAACAG GTCTCCATGGTAACGGTTCCTCCAATAGCAGCAGGGTGTCCAGCGGTGAGGATGGTGGAGCTCTGCTCGTCTACGATGACCTGCATGCCAGGAACAT acttgGTCCacctcacctgtcagtcagtcgGCTCCGCCTACGAGGACCTGTCACCGGTGGTTACCAAAATGTTCCGAACTGCAGAGTCTCCTGAGCAAG agaaCTGTCCGTCTGTCCTCTGGTGTCTCTACTTCAATGTGACTGACGGGTCGGGGCTGGAGGTCGAAGGTTACGACCTGCCTTCTAATGTGTACGTGTGCTCTGGACCTGACGCCGCTCTGGGACACGATCACGCCATCAAACAG gCCGAGTCCATCTTCCAGAAGATTCTTCCTGATGAGGATTTCTGTCCTCCTGCACCAAACCCCGAAGACATAATCTACGACGGAGacaacccctcctcctccaccggggaggagacggaggg AGCAGGAGAGGAGGCGGAGGGAGCAGGAGAAGAGACTGAGGtagcaggagaggaggctgaGGGAGCAGGAAAGGAGGTGGAGGGAGCAGGAGAAGAGACTGAGgtagcaggagaggaggagaagcagcaaGAGAGCCTTCAGACTGAGGAGTAA
- the rps14 gene encoding 40S ribosomal protein S14 produces MAPRKGKEKKEEQVISLGPQVAEGENVFGVCHIFASFNDTFVHVTDLSGKETICRVTGGMKVKADRDESSPYAAMLAAQDVAQRCKELGITALHIKLRATGGNRTKTPGPGAQSALRALARSGMKIGRIEDVTPIPSDSTRRKGGRRGRRL; encoded by the exons ATGGCTCCTCGTAAAGgtaaagagaagaaggaggagcaggTCATCAGTCTGGGTCCTCAGGTGGCTGAAGGAGAAAACGTGTTTGGAGTTTGTCACATCTTCGCCTCCTTCAACGACACCTTCGTCCACGTCACTGACCTCTCCGGAAA GGAGACGATCTGCCGTGTGACCGGCGGGATGAAGGTGAAGGCAGACAGAGACGAGTCGTCTCCGTATGCCGCCATGTTGGCTGCTCAGGACGTCGCTCAGCGCTGCAAAGAGCTCGGCATCACGGCGCTGCACATCAAGCTGAGGGCCACCGGGGGCAACAG GACAAAGACTCCTGGTCCTGGAGCTCAGTCTGCTCTCAGAGCTCTGGCTCGTTCAGGCATGAAGATTGGACGCATCG AGGATGTCACTCCGATCCCGTCAGACTCAACCAGGAGGAAGGGTGGTCGTCGTGGTCGCCGTCTGTAA